In the genome of Acanthopagrus latus isolate v.2019 chromosome 17, fAcaLat1.1, whole genome shotgun sequence, the window GAATgattcaaatgcaaatatgtCGCCAAATATAGTCATAGTGGACCATCCatgttaaatgtatgtgtgggaaacactggtatGAATGAGTCGCctgataaatgtgtttgtttggggtTAAAATAGTGATTTTTAGAAGTTATAAGATAAAAGGGGTTCTAGTGTTGAGCTTGACTGGTTTGTCTAATAATTCAGTGAATTACTAGActttgacatttatttgaattaaacaCATAAGTCAACCACAAACATTTACTCGGTTCTTTGTTCACTAGGAAAGTTTCAAGATAGAAATTCAGACCTTTGAAGTATCCTCTCGATCAGGAAGCAGCTCATCGTTTAATGAGTAAActgaaagtgttgtttttgtctttggcAGCGTTTGCccgtgaagaagaagagaaaatcaaAGAAGAAACTGACGGGCGACGACTCGAATGCCAAGACCAAGAAGAAGAGCAAACCCAAACCCAGGAGCTCGTCGTCCAGTCCCAAGAAGTCCAAAACAGGAAGCAAATCCAAAGCCATCGTCATGGACTCCAGCAGCgacgaggatgatgatgaggaagatgagaagGCGGGAGCTTCAGCTGAGGCCGAGGGATCAGATACAGAAGACAGACCatcagagaaggaggaggaccaGTCGGACAAGTCGGAGGAGTCtgcagacgaggaggaggaggatgaagaggtgaGGCTGACCAGCAATAAGTCGATTGATATGGAATTAATCAGAAACTACTGTGATGAATTGATTCAGCGTTCATGCAAGTTTTCAAGCTTAAATGCTGAACAttagttatttcattttatttgtgtaggaaactgattatttttgtgttttgggctgTCGGTCGgacaaaacatgtcatctgAAGGAATCAGCTTGAGCTcagaaaatgagaggaagatTTTTTCTCGAgcactttctgacattttatcaggacatttatcagacgcttttgtccaaagtggcttacagtaattcatacattcatacactgatgccggtggctgccatgtaagaccagcacatcaggagcagtttggggttcagtgtcttgcccaaggacactttgataTGCAGACCACATGAATCGAACCAACGACTTTCCAATGACAAGATGCTGGATCTACTTCTGAGCCTCAGCTGCTTTTAGAGATCAAGCaattaatggagaaaataatcGGCAGATTTGCTGATAATCAAAACAATTGTTAGTTGCAtgtaaaatacagattttaCTGTCTAGTTAAAGGGACCCTGTGGAGTTTTAttgcaaaaacaaatgtcatgttcagaaaatgtctgacattCACATTAACCAGCAGGCAGTCTTCAGGTTTTAACCCACAAACATTTTGTGTCAGTCTCCCAAGTCAAAGTCTGGCAGAGGGAAGTTGGCTTCCAAGAAATCGGCAGCAGtgaagagacagaggacacCAGCGAAGAAGACGGGTCCTCCTAAAAAGAGATCGAAGAAGGAAGCTTCAGATGAGTCAGAATCTGATGCTGACAGTGATGAGAAGGTACAAATTACATCTGATAtgataaatcatattttttgaAGTCTTAAAAATACTCCTAATGTTGTAGAATTGAATGGAAGCAGCCTCAGAGACGAGCAGTGTGATCTGTGCCTTTGTGTTGAAGTTAAATCTACAATTAGTTCTcgtttatttttcagttttctcctGTGTGGCTGTGTAATGTCCAGTTCTGTACACACAAGCTTTATTCTTATTTCCATGCTTATTTTCCCGCAGGTTCTTCctctttattaatttatttagcTGGTAAAGTTACAGTTTCACATCTTGTTGAGctgatgtttgtctgtttgttgcttTACAgccccaaaaaaagaaatcagccaAACCTGCCGCCAAAACCAAGAAGGCTGACAgtagcagcaacagcaacagcaaaaacaacacaaacacaggtgagTTCATGCTGATCAGAACAGATGATTATAGGTACTGAGAATTTTATAGAAACCTAATTGATAACTGTTCAGCTCAGTGATTTTCTCAGAGCTGTTGAATGTTGGAGACTATGCAACAAAACTCAAAGTTCTGACAGATGTTATCATGGAAACCAAGCGAAAAGTGTTGGATGGGAAATATCTAGCAGTATTTTAGTTCCTTAAAGTTGATTATTGTCTCTGTTGACCAAAACTTTGGTTTTTACACACTGAAGTTATCTTAAAGCCTTTTCAGAAAATGCATTACATTCTATTGTTGACTGAAGaagtttttttaatgtacactTCTGTCCCAAAACATTGGCTTTTTCACTGCTGTACAGTTCATGTGGAACAAGCTGCATTTAAAACGTGCTTCATCTTTTCGAGTCACTACaagttgtgttttaatgaagaggaacagcagctgtgctgaatctCTGAATTAGCTGTAACTGTGTTCCTGTTCAGTTTCAGATGGATGACTCGTGAAGTCTTTTTACTGCAGCATCGTTCACTTCTCCatgttcttctctgtttgtacctgcagcagaggacagctCGGACGACGACGAGCCGCTCATCAAGATGGTGAAGAAGGCGCCGACTGacgagcagctgaaggagacggTGAAGAGTCTGCTGAAGGAGGCCAACCTGGAGGAGATGACCATGAAACAGATCTGTCAGAGGGTAACAAGCCTCCTCCGGTTTACACCTGCAGGACTGACACTCACACTCGGAGTGGATTAGATGGAAACCCTGAAATGAATAACGTAGTAAGAACATATTGATAATTTATTCTTGTGTCCTTCTTGTTTTTAGGTGTTTGACACGTACCCAGACCACGACCTGTCCA includes:
- the dek gene encoding protein DEK, with amino-acid sequence MSEVAEEVMDSSAVSEEEVEEPQETSQEDQSNPNKSNSKISAAGDIIEGKRAKKTVERLDFQAPKQKEKLKIGDGSGDKLGDIPRTGYQITKMKPADLKLLHAILFDRPGKIATIKKNLRLFNGFPFDADSEQYTKKREKLLKSSNFTNTKLKVVCGVLDLEKKGTHTDLVDRILTFLVAPKNSGKRLPVKKKRKSKKKLTGDDSNAKTKKKSKPKPRSSSSSPKKSKTGSKSKAIVMDSSSDEDDDEEDEKAGASAEAEGSDTEDRPSEKEEDQSDKSEESADEEEEDEESPKSKSGRGKLASKKSAAVKRQRTPAKKTGPPKKRSKKEASDESESDADSDEKPQKKKSAKPAAKTKKADSSSNSNSKNNTNTAEDSSDDDEPLIKMVKKAPTDEQLKETVKSLLKEANLEEMTMKQICQRVFDTYPDHDLSIKKDYIKQTVKSLIT